One Campylobacter concisus genomic region harbors:
- a CDS encoding NnrS family protein, with the protein MINNFFTHPMRIFFLMSAACAVLGASVFFTPTDFVSLHKFIFLQLFLALAYAGFLLTGLTDWTNFQASLKIHAYILFSLFFISFILAFFSLFLAHCLIALFWLYLVLLCLYMIWQDKNDDQFGVLGFLFGILGFEIYYLISGNEKFLNLQVFIHIIAILLISYRVSVVLGKEALKREKGMDEAVFVPNFIYKNIAICCVCAFLLLNIFFEASLGVYYAAIACGSAVLAKLKEWHYKELFRHSFVLLYYFMQLFLAIGFLGIGFSGIFELHLETNFMHLIAINAVIFSVMLIFNVAGLRHSGQELEFLRLSRIAFILVLLAGISRGILAYFWSGFYIHLPATLIIIAFVFWLINFYVIFRDNDFSDDPE; encoded by the coding sequence ATGATTAATAACTTTTTTACTCATCCTATGAGAATATTTTTCTTAATGAGTGCCGCCTGTGCGGTGCTTGGTGCTAGTGTGTTTTTTACTCCAACTGATTTTGTGAGCTTACATAAATTTATATTTTTGCAACTCTTTTTAGCGCTTGCTTATGCTGGATTTTTGCTAACTGGACTAACTGATTGGACAAATTTTCAAGCATCTCTAAAAATACACGCCTATATATTATTTTCACTCTTTTTTATAAGCTTTATCTTGGCATTTTTTAGCCTATTTTTAGCACACTGCCTTATCGCTCTTTTTTGGCTTTACTTGGTTTTGCTTTGCCTTTATATGATCTGGCAGGATAAAAACGATGATCAATTTGGCGTACTTGGCTTTTTGTTTGGCATTTTAGGCTTTGAAATTTATTATCTAATAAGCGGCAACGAAAAATTTCTAAATTTACAAGTTTTTATTCACATAATCGCTATCTTACTCATCTCTTACCGCGTTAGTGTCGTGCTTGGAAAAGAAGCGTTAAAAAGAGAAAAAGGCATGGATGAAGCTGTTTTTGTGCCAAATTTTATCTATAAAAATATCGCTATTTGCTGCGTTTGTGCCTTTTTACTTTTAAATATATTTTTTGAAGCAAGCTTAGGTGTCTATTATGCTGCGATAGCTTGTGGAAGTGCGGTACTTGCAAAGCTTAAAGAATGGCATTATAAAGAGCTTTTTAGGCATAGTTTTGTGCTTTTATACTATTTTATGCAGCTATTTTTAGCGATTGGATTTTTAGGGATCGGCTTTAGCGGTATTTTTGAACTCCATCTTGAAACAAATTTTATGCATCTAATAGCGATAAATGCGGTAATTTTTAGCGTGATGCTTATATTTAATGTCGCAGGACTTCGTCACAGCGGACAAGAGCTTGAGTTTTTACGCCTTAGTAGAATTGCTTTTATTTTAGTTCTTTTAGCTGGCATTAGTAGAGGAATTTTGGCTTATTTTTGGAGTGGCTTTTATATTCATTTACCAGCAACACTCATAATAATTGCTTTTGTTTTTTGGCTCATAAATTTTTATGTGATCTTTAGAGATAACGATTTTAGCGATGATCCAGAGTAA